A DNA window from Niabella yanshanensis contains the following coding sequences:
- a CDS encoding ATP-dependent DNA ligase translates to MKNFAALIQSLEISNKTNDKIDAIVDYLKIAPDNDKLWLIALFTARRPKRPVKSTLIREWALEISGLPEWLFLECYSNVGDLGETISLILPQPQSRIDKTISQWMRELLELGTKTDEEKKAYVLEAWNGLDYNQRFIFNKLIGGGFRIGVSYKLLVNALSKFSGTDESTMMHSIMGKWDPLETEFEDLIGGVHVNADNSKPYPFCLAYPIDKPVEELGNPEDWQAEWKWDGIRGQIIKRNNEFFVWSRGEELVTEQFPELQLLAPHLPDGTVIDGEILAVKDGQVLNFNQLQKRLNRKTISKKLLEDIPAGFYAYDLLEHVGEDIREKVFAERRQLLEEVMEKIPFGYVLLSPVVSFDQWGQLAAIREEARDVNSEGIMLKARNSIYHSGRKKGDWWKWKINPLSIDAVLIYGQKGSGRRSAFYTDYTFAIRSGDQLVTIAKAYSGLTDKEIKEVDKFIKANSLEKFGPVRTVKPELVFEIGFEGIAESNRHKSGVALRFPRILRWRKDKKVDEINTIDDLKEMLTKYG, encoded by the coding sequence ATGAAAAATTTTGCAGCACTGATACAATCCCTGGAGATCAGCAACAAAACCAATGATAAGATTGATGCGATTGTTGACTACCTGAAAATAGCTCCCGATAATGATAAGCTATGGCTAATTGCTTTATTTACAGCCAGGCGACCCAAGCGTCCCGTAAAGTCAACATTGATTCGCGAGTGGGCGCTGGAAATTTCAGGATTGCCGGAATGGCTGTTCCTGGAATGTTACAGCAATGTGGGCGACCTGGGAGAAACCATTAGTTTGATATTGCCCCAACCACAAAGCCGCATTGACAAAACGATTTCGCAATGGATGCGCGAGCTGTTGGAACTGGGTACAAAAACAGATGAAGAAAAGAAAGCTTATGTTTTGGAAGCTTGGAATGGACTGGACTATAACCAGCGGTTTATTTTTAATAAGCTGATCGGAGGTGGTTTCAGGATCGGGGTATCTTATAAACTTTTGGTTAATGCACTTTCGAAGTTTAGTGGCACCGATGAAAGTACCATGATGCATAGTATTATGGGCAAATGGGATCCGCTGGAAACGGAGTTTGAGGACTTGATCGGTGGCGTGCATGTTAACGCAGACAATTCAAAGCCTTACCCTTTTTGCCTCGCTTATCCCATTGATAAGCCGGTGGAAGAATTGGGCAACCCTGAAGACTGGCAGGCCGAATGGAAATGGGATGGCATTCGCGGCCAGATCATCAAACGGAATAACGAATTTTTTGTATGGAGCCGGGGAGAGGAGTTAGTAACAGAACAGTTTCCTGAATTACAGTTGCTGGCTCCCCATTTACCGGATGGCACTGTAATAGATGGTGAGATATTGGCGGTAAAGGACGGGCAGGTACTTAATTTTAACCAACTGCAAAAAAGATTGAACCGTAAGACCATCTCTAAAAAATTGCTGGAGGACATACCGGCAGGATTTTATGCCTATGATCTTTTAGAACACGTGGGAGAAGACATTCGTGAAAAAGTATTTGCTGAGCGCAGGCAGTTACTGGAAGAAGTAATGGAAAAAATACCTTTTGGATATGTATTATTGTCCCCGGTGGTGAGTTTTGATCAATGGGGGCAGCTGGCCGCTATACGTGAGGAAGCCAGGGATGTGAATAGTGAAGGTATTATGCTAAAGGCCAGAAACTCGATATACCATTCAGGTCGTAAAAAGGGCGATTGGTGGAAATGGAAGATCAATCCCCTGTCGATAGATGCCGTATTGATCTATGGACAGAAAGGTAGTGGCCGCCGCAGCGCTTTCTATACGGATTATACATTTGCGATCAGGTCGGGTGATCAGCTGGTTACAATTGCTAAAGCATACTCCGGTCTTACGGATAAGGAAATTAAAGAGGTAGATAAGTTTATAAAAGCGAATTCTCTGGAAAAATTTGGCCCGGTACGAACGGTAAAGCCAGAACTGGTTTTTGAAATAGGATTTGAAGGCATTGCTGAAAGTAATCGCCACAAGTCGGGTGTGGCCCTTCGATTTCCCCGTATTCTTAGGTGGCGTAAAGACAAAAAAGTGGATGAGATCAATACGATTGATGATCTGAAAGAAATGTTGACGAAATATGGTTAG
- a CDS encoding PA2169 family four-helix-bundle protein: METGNTNIQVEILNDLIQINNDRIAGYEKAIDGLEEEGNEDLKRLFRHLINNSLDYNETLERQIGLLDGEPALGTSGAGKLYRAWMDFKALVTGGDRAAILGSCITGEETAIRAYKEAIGDGQLTPGLEQLLNLQLAELRQSYQEINALKEVLE; the protein is encoded by the coding sequence ATGGAAACAGGAAATACTAATATACAGGTGGAGATACTTAACGATCTCATCCAGATCAACAACGACAGGATCGCCGGGTATGAAAAAGCCATCGATGGACTTGAGGAAGAGGGTAACGAAGATCTGAAGCGTCTATTTCGTCACCTGATCAATAACAGTCTCGATTATAATGAAACCCTTGAGCGACAAATTGGCTTGCTGGATGGGGAACCTGCTTTGGGAACCTCAGGTGCCGGCAAGCTATACAGGGCATGGATGGATTTCAAGGCGCTTGTAACCGGAGGCGATCGCGCGGCTATTCTCGGAAGTTGCATAACGGGTGAGGAAACAGCGATCCGGGCGTATAAAGAGGCTATAGGTGACGGACAGTTGACTCCCGGCCTGGAGCAATTGTTAAACCTGCAGCTTGCTGAGCTCCGGCAGTCGTATCAGGAAATAAACGCCTTGAAAGAGGTGCTTGAATAA
- a CDS encoding phosphatidate cytidylyltransferase: MKKLSLFSMAILASFMLQSCELVEGIFKAGMWWAFFLVALVVIGLFWLLRRK; encoded by the coding sequence ATGAAAAAATTATCGTTATTCTCAATGGCCATTTTGGCTTCGTTTATGTTGCAAAGCTGCGAATTGGTAGAAGGCATTTTTAAGGCCGGGATGTGGTGGGCCTTTTTTCTGGTAGCATTGGTGGTTATCGGACTGTTTTGGCTGCTACGCAGAAAATAG
- a CDS encoding alpha/beta fold hydrolase, with protein MPYITNTKSSGEVAIFYEDHGAGKPVILIHGWPLSHRSWDGQVTALVAAGYRVIAYDRRGFGRSGTEWNRYDYDTLASDLHALITGLNLSDVVLVGFSMGGGEVVRYLTNYGTERISKVALIASIIPLVPQKEDNPDGVPQEELDKITDALETDRLAFLKDFHKNFYNYSMLKKDVSEARLDADFIVASGASENATQKAAEAWATTDFRPELKNVTVPTLIVHGDSDNIVPIKTSAEQAAKGIINNEYHIIEGAPHGLNATHAFELNSLLLNFLNK; from the coding sequence ATGCCTTATATAACCAATACAAAAAGTTCAGGCGAAGTAGCTATATTTTATGAAGATCATGGAGCGGGGAAACCTGTGATATTAATTCATGGGTGGCCGCTAAGTCACCGCTCCTGGGACGGGCAGGTAACGGCATTGGTGGCGGCAGGCTATAGAGTGATTGCCTATGATAGAAGGGGTTTTGGCCGGTCTGGTACAGAATGGAACCGGTATGACTATGATACGTTGGCTTCCGACCTCCATGCATTGATAACCGGGCTGAATTTAAGTGATGTGGTCTTAGTGGGTTTCTCAATGGGAGGAGGGGAAGTGGTTCGTTACCTTACTAATTATGGTACGGAGCGTATTTCGAAGGTTGCTTTGATTGCCTCCATAATTCCACTGGTCCCTCAAAAAGAAGATAATCCTGATGGGGTTCCTCAGGAAGAGCTGGATAAAATTACAGATGCTTTGGAAACAGACCGCCTTGCATTTCTTAAGGATTTTCATAAGAATTTCTATAATTATAGTATGCTGAAGAAAGATGTAAGTGAAGCAAGATTAGACGCTGATTTTATTGTGGCTTCAGGGGCGTCTGAAAACGCTACACAGAAAGCGGCTGAAGCCTGGGCCACTACTGATTTCAGGCCCGAACTTAAAAATGTAACAGTACCCACATTAATTGTGCACGGTGATTCGGATAATATTGTACCTATCAAAACTTCAGCTGAGCAGGCCGCTAAAGGCATTATTAATAATGAGTATCATATAATTGAAGGGGCTCCTCACGGTTTAAACGCAACCCATGCTTTTGAACTAAATAGCCTCTTATTAAACTTCTTAAATAAATAA
- a CDS encoding translocation/assembly module TamB domain-containing protein, with translation MSSVARKVLKIILWVIASVIMLVILVAISLTIPAVQNFVKDKVVSYLKTKTGTEISLERIRINFPTGLQLDQFYVQDLKKDTLLYAGRLAVQLDMIGLIRSRIAVSNIELDNVNANLTRVNPDTSFNYQFLVDAFVSAEKEPETPKDSTAPLQLKLDKITFNDIRIKFRDDVVGNDAGVSLGRLSARVDKFDLEQMHYVLDKLELANTRLQYFQNKPLTVLQQKADAAIDSTEKESGGRLPLIEVKNFAFSDIDLKYDDRLSDTRAFALLKTFNFNDLLIDLTHGRYQTSNGELSNSVIDFAYRPTPSNEAAIEEAADSAQESSFSLYLNRIILSNNHIKYDNLAAPRENGVMDFNHLNIKNLGISGENIAIDSAGIKATVNGGKLADTSGFVLNDLRGKIIYDDKQISVEDLLVKTPHTYIDNNSLVTYTSQDDLSKHPERVDMNIQFRKSVLGLADAAYFVSSVPATYRNQQLNLAALIRGRLNDIDINQLQLSGLKNTNIDIKGTIKGLPKVDNTLFNINIAKFTTSRSDLNALLPKGTLPTSIELPNQIAANGKFAGSISKFATNLSVRTDMGSAKVNAAMGGSSKNPSYKAIVELNQFNVGRLLKRTDVGTISLFLDVAGTGTSAQTANASVKGTIYSAYYNKYNYRDIQLDGRYAKQALQLQASSPDSNAHFDINTNVNIAGKYPSLKGTIDLKNIDLQKLNFATSEFKIAGLTTLDFPTVDPDYLNGTANVASLQVAMDGRIINLDTIYLNALSTATENNLTLISDIVNADLSGKYQLTQIGQAFTNEIHKYYAFAPVKKTDPQKMRFNIMIHNSKLLKEFVPSLYTFAPSSLNGILDTEADSLLVNASFPHIVYDSFDVKNTTLNVSNINDSSKLAYTLDIKSVESPAVKLYNSSINGAAANNILGVNVFLRDSKNQDKYMIGGNFKADNQTYQFSLDPQKLLLNYDRWQVAQDNLIQYGEAGIYVRNFSISNNGQSLSVNSASTAANSPVKVNFQNFMLETLTRYAEQDTALVGGTLNGTVDVKNIQDSPAFEADLTINKLRYQKDQLGDVKILADNYTKDAFKVDVALTGVHDVKVGGYYYTSDKGSLDMTVSINRFDLKFIESLSSGQIKNGSGTLTGQLTAKGPLTAPKVLGNLAFKNAGLNVAQLNSYFRLNDENISFVSNGIRFNNFTLRDSANQAFTVNGLIKTTNYQDFGFDLKLRANNFMALNSTSQDNELFYGKVFLTLNANVGGDLNKPEVTGSLRINKDTRFFFAIPDSDPDIVSQEGVVEFVDMDAPPNNGREALDVDSLTRSKLKGLNVSMDLITEKEAEITVVVDPANGDALLVKGEAELNLTMDPSGKIAMTGRYLVSGGNYNLSIGGLAKRKFELQQGSYIQWTGAPTEANVDLTAVYNVNTAPIDLIADQLSGLDQSTQTRARQKLPFMVYLKMTEQLLKPKINFEIALPENERNAIDGIVNARLMQVNSNPSELNKQVFAVLALNRFISENPFESLAGGASPEMLARQSVSRLLTQQLNNLASDLIKGVDVAFDLTSQDDFSTGTQQTRTDLNVALSKRLLNDRLTITVGSDFALEGARTQNNNGANIAGNVNIEYALSRDGRYRLRAYRRNQSTLVVEGQIIETGLGFVMVVDYNRFNEIFRSFKSEEKLRKEREARRQQREQQQQQP, from the coding sequence TTGAGTAGCGTAGCACGTAAGGTTCTGAAGATTATATTGTGGGTTATTGCGAGCGTTATCATGCTTGTTATACTGGTAGCTATTTCGCTAACTATACCTGCTGTCCAGAATTTCGTAAAAGATAAAGTTGTATCCTATTTAAAAACCAAGACAGGAACCGAGATCAGCCTGGAACGGATAAGAATTAATTTTCCCACCGGCTTACAACTAGACCAATTTTATGTACAGGATCTGAAAAAAGACACTTTATTATATGCAGGTAGATTGGCTGTTCAATTGGATATGATCGGCCTGATCCGGAGTCGCATTGCTGTTAGTAATATTGAGCTGGATAATGTCAATGCCAATCTTACCAGGGTTAATCCGGATACCAGTTTTAACTACCAGTTTCTCGTAGACGCTTTTGTATCAGCTGAAAAAGAACCGGAAACGCCTAAAGACTCGACGGCGCCTCTTCAATTGAAATTAGACAAAATCACTTTTAACGATATCCGCATTAAGTTCAGGGATGATGTAGTAGGAAACGATGCCGGTGTTTCGCTAGGTAGGTTAAGTGCAAGAGTAGACAAGTTTGACCTGGAACAAATGCATTATGTGCTGGATAAGCTCGAACTAGCCAATACCCGGCTGCAGTACTTCCAGAACAAACCTTTAACTGTGCTGCAACAAAAAGCAGATGCGGCTATTGACAGCACGGAAAAAGAATCAGGAGGACGTTTACCACTGATAGAGGTGAAAAACTTTGCTTTTAGCGACATCGATTTAAAATATGACGACCGGCTCTCTGACACCAGAGCCTTTGCCTTACTAAAAACTTTCAACTTTAACGACCTGCTTATCGACCTTACACATGGCAGGTACCAAACCAGTAACGGGGAACTAAGCAACTCTGTTATTGACTTTGCATACCGGCCTACCCCATCGAATGAAGCGGCAATTGAAGAGGCAGCAGACAGTGCACAGGAATCTTCATTCAGCCTTTATCTCAACAGGATCATTCTATCTAACAATCATATTAAGTACGATAACCTCGCTGCGCCCCGAGAGAACGGAGTAATGGATTTCAACCACCTGAATATAAAAAATCTGGGTATCAGTGGTGAAAACATTGCAATTGATAGTGCAGGTATTAAAGCTACTGTTAACGGTGGTAAACTGGCCGACACCAGTGGTTTTGTATTAAATGATTTAAGAGGTAAAATAATCTATGACGACAAACAGATCAGTGTTGAAGACCTGCTGGTTAAAACGCCCCATACTTACATTGACAATAATTCGCTGGTCACTTATACGTCGCAGGATGATCTGAGTAAACATCCCGAGCGCGTGGACATGAACATCCAGTTTCGCAAATCGGTTTTAGGTTTGGCAGATGCCGCTTATTTTGTATCCTCCGTTCCGGCCACTTACCGTAATCAACAATTAAACCTGGCAGCGCTTATTAGAGGCAGGTTGAATGATATTGATATTAATCAGCTACAGTTAAGCGGGCTAAAAAACACTAATATTGATATTAAAGGAACCATTAAGGGTTTACCTAAAGTAGACAATACCCTTTTTAATATCAACATTGCAAAGTTTACCACTTCCAGATCTGACCTGAATGCATTGCTCCCCAAAGGGACCTTACCTACCAGTATTGAATTGCCTAACCAGATTGCGGCCAATGGTAAATTTGCAGGCAGCATCAGCAAATTTGCTACGAACCTGAGTGTACGTACGGATATGGGCTCGGCAAAAGTGAATGCAGCAATGGGTGGTTCTTCGAAAAACCCATCGTATAAAGCTATTGTTGAACTCAACCAGTTTAACGTAGGTCGCCTGTTGAAAAGAACCGATGTTGGAACGATAAGTCTTTTCCTGGATGTGGCAGGAACTGGAACTTCGGCTCAAACAGCTAATGCTTCCGTTAAGGGGACCATTTACAGTGCTTACTACAACAAGTATAATTACCGCGATATTCAACTGGATGGCAGATACGCCAAACAGGCATTGCAATTGCAAGCCAGCAGTCCTGATTCCAATGCTCATTTTGACATTAATACCAATGTCAATATAGCTGGTAAATATCCATCCTTAAAAGGCACGATAGATCTAAAAAATATTGACCTGCAAAAGCTAAATTTTGCTACTTCCGAATTTAAAATTGCAGGACTTACCACGCTCGATTTCCCCACAGTTGACCCCGACTACCTGAACGGAACCGCTAATGTTGCCAGCCTACAGGTAGCAATGGATGGACGTATTATCAACCTGGATACTATTTACCTTAACGCTTTATCCACGGCAACAGAAAACAACCTGACATTAATATCTGACATCGTTAATGCAGATTTAAGCGGCAAATACCAACTCACGCAAATCGGACAGGCATTTACCAATGAAATACATAAGTATTATGCTTTTGCCCCGGTGAAGAAAACCGATCCGCAGAAGATGCGATTTAATATAATGATACACAATTCTAAATTATTGAAAGAGTTTGTTCCCTCCCTGTATACATTTGCCCCTTCTTCTTTAAACGGCATTTTAGATACAGAGGCAGACAGTCTGCTCGTCAATGCCAGTTTCCCTCATATAGTATACGATAGCTTTGATGTAAAGAATACTACGCTTAACGTCAGCAATATTAACGACAGCTCGAAACTCGCCTATACCCTTGATATAAAAAGTGTGGAGAGTCCGGCAGTTAAATTATACAATTCATCTATCAATGGGGCAGCGGCCAACAATATACTTGGGGTGAACGTGTTTTTACGCGATAGTAAAAACCAGGACAAATATATGATCGGTGGAAACTTTAAAGCGGACAATCAAACCTACCAGTTTTCATTAGATCCCCAGAAACTACTGTTGAATTACGACAGATGGCAGGTAGCGCAGGATAATTTGATTCAATACGGAGAAGCCGGCATATACGTCAGAAATTTCAGTATCAGTAACAACGGGCAATCACTATCTGTTAACAGCGCTTCAACAGCGGCCAATTCTCCTGTTAAGGTGAACTTCCAAAACTTTATGCTGGAAACATTAACCCGTTATGCAGAACAGGACACTGCTTTGGTAGGGGGTACACTTAACGGAACGGTTGATGTAAAAAATATACAGGATTCTCCGGCTTTTGAAGCTGACCTTACGATCAACAAATTGCGTTACCAGAAAGATCAGTTGGGTGATGTAAAAATCCTGGCAGACAATTATACCAAAGATGCATTTAAAGTAGATGTTGCCTTAACTGGTGTACATGATGTAAAAGTAGGAGGCTATTATTATACCTCCGACAAAGGTTCGCTGGATATGACAGTTAGCATCAATCGCTTTGACCTAAAATTTATTGAAAGTCTCAGCAGCGGCCAGATAAAAAATGGCTCGGGTACGTTAACTGGACAGTTGACGGCAAAAGGACCTTTAACGGCCCCAAAAGTATTAGGCAATTTAGCATTTAAGAATGCAGGCTTAAACGTAGCACAGCTGAATTCTTATTTCAGGTTAAATGATGAAAACATTTCTTTCGTATCCAATGGCATCAGGTTTAACAACTTTACCTTGAGAGATTCTGCCAACCAGGCATTTACAGTTAATGGTTTAATTAAAACAACCAACTACCAGGATTTCGGGTTCGATCTGAAATTGCGTGCTAATAACTTTATGGCGCTCAACTCCACGTCGCAAGACAATGAGCTTTTCTATGGTAAAGTTTTTTTAACCCTGAATGCCAATGTAGGAGGCGATTTAAACAAACCTGAAGTAACGGGATCTTTAAGAATCAATAAGGACACGCGCTTTTTCTTTGCGATCCCCGACAGTGATCCGGATATCGTAAGCCAGGAGGGTGTTGTGGAATTTGTAGATATGGATGCACCGCCGAATAACGGCAGGGAAGCGTTGGACGTGGACAGCTTAACCAGATCCAAATTAAAAGGGCTAAATGTTTCGATGGACCTGATAACAGAGAAGGAAGCCGAAATTACTGTTGTAGTGGATCCTGCAAACGGCGATGCCTTGCTGGTGAAGGGCGAAGCAGAACTGAACTTAACAATGGACCCCAGCGGTAAAATAGCCATGACGGGACGCTATCTTGTTTCGGGCGGCAACTACAATCTTTCTATTGGAGGACTGGCGAAAAGAAAATTTGAATTACAACAGGGGAGCTATATACAATGGACCGGCGCACCTACGGAAGCCAATGTGGATCTTACCGCGGTATACAATGTTAATACCGCCCCTATTGATTTAATTGCGGACCAGCTGTCCGGGTTAGATCAATCCACACAAACCAGGGCCCGGCAAAAATTACCATTTATGGTTTATCTGAAGATGACAGAACAGTTGTTGAAACCTAAGATCAACTTCGAAATTGCCTTGCCTGAAAATGAAAGAAACGCTATAGATGGTATTGTAAACGCCCGGTTAATGCAGGTAAACTCCAACCCCAGCGAACTTAATAAACAGGTTTTTGCAGTATTGGCGCTAAACAGGTTTATATCCGAAAATCCTTTTGAAAGCCTTGCCGGAGGTGCGTCTCCCGAAATGCTGGCCCGCCAGAGTGTAAGCAGGTTATTAACACAGCAGCTGAACAACCTGGCTTCAGATCTTATTAAAGGAGTGGATGTGGCATTTGACCTTACTTCGCAGGATGACTTTAGTACGGGAACTCAGCAAACACGTACCGACCTGAATGTGGCGCTTTCGAAACGTCTTTTGAATGACCG
- a CDS encoding NAD(P)/FAD-dependent oxidoreductase — translation MRLRTYESFWLLKNGLIYTYPSVQQNLSTDIVVLGGGITGALIADMLVREGYKTILIDKNDIALGSTSATTSMLQYEIDVPLYKLEDKIGTDAAVKCYKAGIAAIRELEELISKEKINCGFRKKQSLYLAHTKAASPHLYKEFEARDQNKLGVKWLTASAIKRKYGLQSFGGILSSVAASVDAYKLAHELISINTRRGLLVYDQVDIKKIDHKNRGVTISLENGCRVKAKKIIYCTGYETVNMFDERIADLHSTYACVSEEKIKINKEVNNILLWNTRTPYLYMRTTDDGRLLVGGGDSRFTSATYMQENKEKKSKELMKQLLELMPGIHFIEDIMWAGLFGSTKDGLPYIGPHPDFENALFVLGFGGNGITFSIQGRQIIKDMLADKPNELSYYYRFKR, via the coding sequence ATGCGATTACGAACTTATGAGTCTTTCTGGCTCCTGAAAAACGGGCTTATTTATACCTACCCTTCTGTACAACAAAACCTGTCTACCGACATCGTGGTATTAGGCGGCGGTATCACCGGCGCCCTGATTGCAGACATGCTGGTAAGGGAAGGTTATAAAACGATCCTGATCGATAAAAATGATATCGCGCTGGGAAGTACGTCAGCTACTACTTCTATGCTTCAATATGAAATTGATGTACCTTTATATAAACTGGAAGATAAGATTGGTACTGATGCTGCAGTAAAATGTTATAAGGCAGGAATAGCAGCGATAAGGGAATTAGAAGAGTTGATCAGTAAAGAAAAGATCAATTGCGGCTTCCGGAAAAAACAGTCGCTATACCTGGCTCACACCAAAGCTGCCAGCCCACACTTATACAAAGAGTTTGAAGCAAGAGACCAAAATAAGCTAGGCGTTAAATGGCTAACTGCATCGGCAATAAAAAGGAAATATGGCTTACAGTCCTTTGGCGGCATTTTATCATCAGTAGCCGCCAGTGTGGACGCCTACAAACTGGCTCACGAGCTGATCAGCATCAATACCCGGCGCGGCCTCCTAGTGTACGACCAGGTAGACATCAAAAAAATCGATCATAAAAATAGGGGCGTCACTATTTCTCTTGAAAATGGATGCCGCGTAAAGGCAAAGAAAATAATTTATTGTACGGGGTACGAAACAGTGAATATGTTCGACGAGCGTATTGCAGACCTCCACAGCACTTATGCCTGTGTTAGCGAGGAGAAAATAAAGATCAACAAAGAAGTGAATAATATATTGCTCTGGAACACGCGCACACCTTATTTATACATGCGCACTACGGATGATGGACGCCTGCTGGTAGGTGGCGGCGACAGCAGGTTTACTTCTGCTACTTATATGCAAGAAAACAAGGAAAAGAAATCGAAAGAATTGATGAAGCAGCTGCTGGAGCTGATGCCCGGCATTCATTTCATAGAAGATATTATGTGGGCCGGTCTTTTCGGATCTACTAAAGATGGTTTACCCTATATAGGTCCCCATCCCGATTTCGAAAATGCTTTGTTCGTTTTGGGCTTCGGAGGAAACGGCATTACCTTTTCCATACAGGGCAGACAAATTATAAAAGATATGCTTGCTGATAAGCCCAACGAACTATCTTACTATTATCGCTTTAAAAGATAG
- a CDS encoding ligase-associated DNA damage response exonuclease, with protein MSLLQFTNKGIYCQQGNFYIDPWQPVDYALITHAHGDHARWGSMHYLAHEVSKPIMLARLGADISIETLPYGTTKMINGVKVSLHPAGHIVGSAQIRMEYNGFVSVISGDYKVENDHISTPLEIVKCNEFVTESTFGLPIYNWLSQQQIFNNIKNWISGNQRNQRTSIFIAYSLGKAQRLMKGLEGIAPILVHRSIDRLNRAIESAGIQLPKTSLWYADMPKVDVQGNIVILPPSLLGTNVIKRIPNGAIAICSGWMQVRGSRRWQSADAGFAVSDHADWRGLLNTIKATGAEQVFVTHGYTATFSKYLNEIGISAKEVITQYGNDEEAEVTGPETKEEGR; from the coding sequence TTGAGCCTCCTGCAATTTACAAACAAAGGAATTTATTGTCAGCAAGGGAACTTCTATATCGATCCCTGGCAGCCGGTAGATTATGCACTGATCACACATGCACATGGTGATCATGCCCGGTGGGGTAGTATGCATTACCTGGCTCACGAGGTATCCAAACCCATCATGCTGGCCAGGTTGGGCGCCGATATCAGTATTGAAACCTTACCTTATGGAACCACTAAAATGATCAATGGCGTTAAAGTGAGCCTGCATCCGGCGGGTCATATTGTAGGTTCGGCCCAGATAAGAATGGAATATAACGGCTTTGTAAGTGTGATATCCGGTGACTACAAAGTGGAGAATGATCATATTTCCACACCTTTGGAAATTGTAAAATGCAATGAGTTCGTAACAGAAAGTACGTTCGGATTGCCTATCTATAACTGGCTCAGCCAGCAGCAGATATTTAACAATATCAAAAACTGGATATCCGGAAATCAGCGCAACCAGCGTACCAGTATTTTTATTGCCTACAGTTTAGGTAAGGCGCAGCGACTGATGAAAGGCCTGGAAGGTATTGCACCTATATTGGTTCATCGTTCAATAGACCGGTTGAATAGAGCTATTGAAAGTGCGGGGATACAACTGCCGAAAACCAGCTTATGGTATGCGGACATGCCAAAGGTTGATGTACAGGGAAATATTGTGATACTGCCTCCTTCACTTTTAGGTACCAATGTTATCAAAAGAATTCCTAATGGTGCCATTGCTATTTGTTCGGGTTGGATGCAGGTGCGTGGCAGCAGGCGATGGCAGAGTGCTGATGCAGGCTTTGCTGTAAGCGATCATGCCGATTGGCGGGGTTTGCTGAACACGATTAAAGCTACCGGAGCGGAGCAGGTATTTGTTACCCATGGCTATACTGCAACCTTTTCAAAGTATTTGAATGAGATCGGTATTAGTGCTAAAGAAGTAATAACCCAATATGGTAATGATGAAGAAGCAGAGGTCACAGGCCCTGAAACAAAAGAGGAGGGTAGGTGA